A genomic region of Parambassis ranga chromosome 7, fParRan2.1, whole genome shotgun sequence contains the following coding sequences:
- the rnd1a gene encoding rho family GTPase 1a, whose amino-acid sequence MKERRLTQPFVARCKLVLVGDVQCGKTAMLQVLVKDCYPETYVPTVFENYTACLELEEQRVELSLWDTSGSPYYDNVRPLCYSDSDAVLLCFDISRPDTVDSALKKWKAEIQDFCPSTRILLIGCKTDLRTDVCTRMELSNQKQAPISHEQGSSLAKQLGAEAYLECSAFTSEKSIHSVFRTAALACMNKLQPGNKPSPVRRLSKRLLHLPSRTELLSSSFSKDKSKSCSIM is encoded by the exons ATGAAGGAGAGGAGACTCACACAGCCGTTTGTAGCCAGGTGTAAGCTGGTGCTGGTTGGAGACGTCCAATGCGGTAAAACAGCGATGTTACAAGTGTTGGTGAAGGACTGCTACCCGGAG actTATGTCCCCACTGTGTTCGAGAACTACACGGCTTGTCTGGAGCTTGAGGAGCAGAGAGTGGAGCTCAGCCTGTGGGACACATCAg GTTCTCCATACTACGACAATGTGAGGCCTCTCTGCTACAGCGACTCAGACGCCGTCCTCTTATGCTTTGACATCAGCCGGCCCGACACAGTAGACAGTGCGCTGAAGAAG TGGAAAGCAGAGATCCAGGACTTCTGTCCCAGCACTCGGATCCTACTAATAGGCTGTAAGACAGACCTGCGCACAGACGTATGCACGCGCATGGAGCTGTCCAATCAGAAACAAGCTCCCATCTCCCATGAACAG GGCTCGTCCTTGGCTAAGCAGCTGGGTGCAGAGGCCTACCTGGAGTGCTCCGCCTTCACATCAGAGAAGAGCATCCACAGCGTTTTCCGTACAGCTGCTCTGGCCTGCATGAACAAACTCCAGCCTGGCAATAAACCCAGCCCTGTCCGCCGCCTGTCCAAGAGACTCCTACACCTGCCCAGCAGGACGGagcttctctcctcctccttcagcaaGGACAAGTCCAAGAGCTGCTCCATCATGTGA